The following proteins are co-located in the Dehalococcoidia bacterium genome:
- a CDS encoding NADH-quinone oxidoreductase subunit C has product MTIELTGERVAARLGELLPETRVEAIGHSVYVAAESLLAVCTALRDDADLRMQHLTSMTAVDYITHFETVYHLQSLAKNHLAVLKCRIDERDEPEIPSVVSVWYGAQLQEREVYDLFGIRFTGHPDLRRIFLWEGFAGWPLRKDFLQISAGAQHPGLPHFPKQEQGFGVLSGPNWTAPEPPRQS; this is encoded by the coding sequence ATGACCATCGAGCTGACAGGAGAGCGGGTGGCCGCCCGCCTCGGCGAGCTTCTGCCTGAAACGCGGGTCGAGGCGATCGGCCATTCGGTGTACGTGGCCGCCGAGTCGCTGCTCGCGGTTTGCACGGCGCTGCGCGACGATGCCGACCTGCGCATGCAGCACCTGACCAGCATGACCGCCGTGGACTACATCACCCACTTCGAGACCGTCTATCACCTGCAATCGCTGGCGAAGAACCACCTGGCCGTGCTCAAGTGCCGCATCGACGAGCGCGATGAGCCGGAGATCCCCTCCGTCGTCTCGGTCTGGTACGGGGCGCAGCTGCAGGAGCGCGAGGTCTACGACCTCTTCGGTATTCGCTTCACGGGCCACCCGGACCTGCGCCGCATCTTCTTGTGGGAGGGCTTCGCCGGCTGGCCGCTGCGCAAAGATTTCCTGCAGATCTCGGCCGGTGCCCAGCACCCCGGCCTGCCGCACTTCCCCAAGCAGGAGCAGGGCTTCGGGGTGCTCAGCGGCCCCAACTGGACCGCGCCCGAACCGCCCCGCCAGTCCTAA
- a CDS encoding NADH-quinone oxidoreductase subunit A — MLGNWGHLGFLILVGIALPGTALVVSVVLGLFKIRPKLPNSVKQATYECGVETEGPSHVQFHVGYYVFALLFVVFDIESIFLYPWAVAYRHEAIYGLVEAVIFIGVLALGLAYAWKKQALVWR, encoded by the coding sequence GTGCTCGGCAACTGGGGCCACCTCGGCTTTCTGATCCTCGTCGGCATCGCGCTGCCGGGCACCGCGCTGGTCGTCTCGGTGGTGCTCGGCCTGTTCAAAATCCGGCCCAAACTGCCCAACTCGGTGAAACAGGCGACCTACGAGTGCGGCGTGGAGACCGAGGGCCCGAGCCACGTGCAGTTCCACGTGGGCTACTACGTCTTCGCCCTGCTCTTCGTCGTCTTCGACATCGAGTCGATCTTTCTCTACCCCTGGGCCGTGGCCTACCGACACGAGGCGATCTACGGCCTGGTCGAAGCGGTGATCTTCATAGGCGTCCTCGCTCTGGGCCTCGCCTATGCCTGGAAGAAGCAGGCGCTGGTCTGGCGCTAG
- a CDS encoding PHP domain-containing protein, whose amino-acid sequence MLIDLHNHTWPRSHDSVLNPDDLIVRAKKAGLDGICFTEHDTLWDAKSLKEIQEKHDFLVLAGVEIGTDDGHILTFGIDKYVFGMHRSNELAGHVEKSDGCMVAAHPYRRQMPWYVKDEEEYQKALLRASQNPSYEFCCGLEELNGRGTEKENAFSRRLCDLMGMPGTAGTDSHSIQDIGKCATYFERRIEDERDLIRELLAGRFYPVDLRSNAILR is encoded by the coding sequence GTGCTGATCGACCTGCACAACCACACCTGGCCCCGCTCGCACGACAGCGTGCTCAACCCGGACGACCTGATCGTCCGGGCGAAGAAGGCGGGGCTGGACGGCATCTGCTTCACCGAACACGACACCCTCTGGGACGCGAAGTCGCTCAAGGAGATCCAGGAAAAGCACGATTTCCTCGTGCTGGCCGGCGTCGAGATCGGCACCGACGACGGCCACATCCTCACTTTCGGCATCGACAAGTACGTCTTCGGCATGCACCGCAGCAACGAGCTGGCCGGTCACGTGGAGAAGAGCGACGGCTGCATGGTGGCCGCGCACCCGTACCGCCGCCAGATGCCCTGGTACGTGAAGGACGAAGAGGAGTACCAGAAGGCGCTGCTGCGCGCCAGCCAGAACCCGTCGTACGAGTTCTGCTGCGGGCTGGAGGAGCTGAACGGGCGCGGCACCGAAAAGGAGAACGCCTTCAGCCGCCGCCTCTGCGACCTGATGGGCATGCCCGGCACGGCGGGCACCGACTCGCACTCGATCCAGGACATCGGCAAGTGCGCCACGTACTTCGAGCGCCGCATCGAAGACGAGCGCGACCTGATCCGCGAGCTGCTCGCCGGCCGCTTCTACCCCGTCGACCTGCGCAGCAACGCCATCCTGCGCTGA